The Anopheles coluzzii chromosome 2, AcolN3, whole genome shotgun sequence genome window below encodes:
- the LOC120948389 gene encoding vacuolar protein sorting-associated protein 51 homolog, with product MGDKTSNPYDMDGSSFDADRYLQKLLKECSLKQIMDTEATIVRQTQTLHSDMQTLVYENYNKFISATDTIRKMKTDFKSMETEMNLLMANMNSITEFSERITDTLQETRSQLTRLSGKHQLLKKLQFLSSLPAKLKTLIEEENYQQAVQEYSHAQKVLQQYGQQPSFQGIQEDCIKILDELKERLKGEFRQTGKSAQSLTEIGELLLQLGERPSSLAKEMLECASKRLHEQIVVLQDQTDRDMIEFIDLGIEGFLKDLTLVISSYSDMFLTKHLEQEADDFEQTARIDLNAFVNRNVDEYLALVQDRAELEIGHGDSQIILRGLDRLHRRMTAMRTLCRAVDMSKSGIDIIVNAAQQLCQTHMRSLKDHFADSLSSVRLALVSSANTAPAGTAATSSSSQSGAAGGQGSASGHTTTPLRELISNLYISTIEKVKGLMQDLLIFLQPEWSFNLKGDPKGVQCIEGIRENLLVAFLRHFCTTVNGYGTVSSTAPPTLLLVLSKVCLEMDRAGVHALTSLVDELYNLDAERSGTLVHESELCTEMRDSAQLLLDSYVRLQGLHLSQMLRKSVETRDWLNCLEPRSVRAVMKRVVEEISAIEAVLGELYDSSVTQHGGSRTTASSDSSRKTHFSIAASKQSQFRSTWSTYTPQSQLDSSFVSNMQRLFSEKIEIFAPVEFSKVSIITGIIKICLKTLLECVRLRTFSRYGLQQIQVDAHYLQMNLWRFVSDENLIHVLLDEILGSAVLRCLEPILMEPNAVEIICERN from the exons ATGGGGGACAAAACAAGCAATCCGTACGATATGGACGGTTCGTCCTTCGATGCGGATCGTTATCTGCAGAAGCTCCTCAAG GAATGTTCGCTGAAGCAAATCATGGACACCGAGGCAACGATCGTGCGCCAAACGCAAACACTCCACAGCGACATGCAAACGCTCGTGTACGAAAACTACAACAAATTCATCTCGGCCACCGACACCATCCGCAAGATGAAAACCGACTTCAAGTCGATGGAAACGGAAATGAACctgctgatggcaaacatgaACTCGATCACCGAGTTTAGCGAGCGCATTACGGACACGCTGCAGGAAACGCGCTCCCAGCTGACGCGCCTGTCCGGCAAGCACCAGCTGCTGAAGAAGCTACAGTTTCTTTCCTCCCTGCCGGCGAAGCTGAAGACGCTGATCGAGGAGGAGAATTACCAGCAGGCGGTACAGGAGTACTCGCACGCCCAGAAAGTGCTGCAACAGTACGGCCAGCAGCCGTCGTTCCAGGGCATACAGGAGGACTGCATAAAGATACTGGACGAGCTGAAGGAGCGGTTGAAGGGCGAGTTCCGCCAGACGGGCAAATCGGCCCAATCGCTCACGGAAATCGGTGAACTGTTGCTGCAGCTCGGCGAACGCCCATCGTCCCTCGCGAAGGAGATGCTCGAGTGTGCCTCGAAGCGACTGCACGAGCAGATTGTCGTGCTGCAGGATCAAACCGATCGCGATATGATCGAGTTCATTGACCTGGGCATCGAGGGATTCCTGAAGGATCTGACGCTGGTAATTAGCTCGTACAGTGACATGTTTCTCACCAAGCATCTCGAGCAGGAGGCGGACGACTTTGAGCAGACGGCCCGGATCGATCTGAACGCGTTCGTGAACCGCAACGTGGACGAGTATCTGGCGCTGGTGCAGGACCGGGCCGAGCTGGAGATTGGCCACGGCGATTCGCAGATCATACTGCGCGGGCTGGACCGACTGCATCGCCGAATGACCGCCATGCGAACGCTCTGCCGTGCGGTGGACATGAGCAAGTCGGGCATTGACATCATCGTGAACGCGGCGCAACAGCTCTGCCAAACGCACATGCGCTCGCTGAAGGACCATTTCGCGGACAGTCTCAGCTCGGTACGGTTGGCGCTGGTGAGCTCGGCCAATACAGCCCCAGCAGGTACTGCCGctacctcctcctcctcccagTCAGGGGCAGCCGGTGGACAGGGTAGCGCCAGTGGCCACACGACCACACCGTTGCGCGAGCTCATCTCGAACCTGTACATCTCCACCATCGAGAAGGTGAAGGGACTGATGCAGGACTTGCTCATCTTCCTACAGCCCGAATGGTCCTTCAACCTGAAAGGCGACCCCAAGGGCGTGCAGTGCATTGAGGGCATCCGGGAGAATCTGCTCGTCGCGTTCCTGCGCCACTTTTGCACCACGGTCAATGGGTACGGGACCGTTAGTTCCACCGCTCCACCGACCCTGCTGCTCgtgctgtcgaaggtttgccTCGAGATGGATCGGGCCGGTGTGCACGCGCTTACCTCGCTGGTGGACGAGCTGTACAACCTGGACGCGGAGCGTAGCGGCACACTCGTGCACGAGTCGGAACTCTGCACGGAGATGCGTGATTCCGcccagctgctgctcgacTCGTACGTACGTCTGCAGGGTCTGCACCTGTCGCAGATGCTGCGCAAAAGTGTGGAAACGCGCGACTGGCTCAACTGTCTCGAGCCGCGCTCGGTGCGGGCCGTCATGAAGCGCGTGGTGGAGGAAATATCCGCCATCGAGGCCGTGCTCGGCGAGCTGTACGATAGCAGCGTGACGCAGCACGGCGGATCGCGTACGACGGCGAGCAGCGATTCGAGCCGCAAGACGCACTTCAGCATTGCCGCCTCGAAGCAGTCCCAGTTCCGGTCGACCTGGTCGACGTACACGCCGCAGTCGCAGCTGGACAGCAGCTTCGTGTCGAACATGCAGCGGCTGTTTTCGGAAAAGATCGAAATCTTTGCCCCGGTCGAGTTCTCGAAGGTGTCCATCATTACCGGCATCATCAAGATCTGTCTGAAGACGCTGCTCGAGTGCGTGCGGTTGCGCACGTTCAGCCGGTACGGGCTGCAGCAGATACAGGTCGATGCGCACTACCTGCAGATGAACCTGTGGCGGTTCGTGAGCGACGAAAA TCTGATTCATGTCCTGCTCGATGAAATCCTTGGCTCGGCCGTGCTGCGCTGCCTGGAACCCATCCTGATGGAACCAAACGCGGTGGAAATTATCTGCGAACGAAACTAA